One segment of Prinia subflava isolate CZ2003 ecotype Zambia chromosome 11, Cam_Psub_1.2, whole genome shotgun sequence DNA contains the following:
- the KLHL6 gene encoding kelch-like protein 6 gives MGDTLEKSSEEPELSLSNECSTKMGDLVEVSSGEKVKFDDTGLSLVLQNGLENLRLENSLTDVILCVDSREFSCHRVVLAAASNYFRAMFCNDLREKYEEKIILKGVDAETMNILLDYTYTSKMLITKQNVQKVLEAASLFQFLRMVDACASFLTEALQPENCVGILRLADAHALHSLKQQVQNYIIQNFTQVLNYEEFLELPADILCSTLKSDELYVTEEAQVFETVMNWVRYKESERFSLLPYVLENVRLPLLDPWYFVETVEADQLIRQCPDVFPLLQEARMYHLSGNEIITERTKPRMHEFQSEVFMIIGGCTKDEKFVAEVTCLDPLRRSRLEVAKLPITEQEPENENKKWVEFACITLKNEVYISGGKETKHDVWKYNASINKWIQIEYLNVGRWRHKMAVLGGKVYVIGGFDGMQRISSMEAYDPFHNCWSEAAPLMVNVSSFAAASYKKRLYVIGGGPNGKLATDKTQCYDPAANAWSLRAAMPVEAKCINAASFRDHIYVVGGAMKALYSYSPQEDTWCLVTQFTHERASCGISPCNNKLFITGGRDEKNEVIATVLCWDPETQKLTEECVLPRGVSHHGSVTLRKSYTPVRKVMPGALSV, from the exons ATGGGGGACACGCTGGAGAAGAGCTCTGAGGAGCCCGAGCTCTCTTTGAGCAATGAGTGTTCGACAAAAATGGGGGACCTGGTGGAAGTCTCAAGTGGTGAAAAGGTCAAGTTTGACGATACGGGTCTTTCTCTGGTGCTCCAGAATGGCCTTGAGAACCTTCGGCTTGAAAATTCCCTTACAGATGTCATCCTGTGCGTGGACAGCAGGGAATTCTCCTGTCACCGAGTggtccttgctgcagcaagCAATTATTTCAG GGCCATGTTCTGCAATGATTTAAGAGAGAAATATGAAGAGAAGATCATACTAAAAGGAGTTGATGCAGAAACCATGAATATACTCTTGGACTACACCTACACCAGCAAGATGctcatcacaaagcaaaatGTGCAGAAAGTCTTGGAAGCCGCCAGCCTCTTTCAG TTCCTGCGCATGGTAGACGCCTGTGCCAGCTTTCTCACGGAAGCACTCCAGCCAGAGAACTGCGTGGGCATCCTGAGGCTGGCTGATGCCCACGCCCTGCACAGCCTCAAACAACAAGTGCAGAACTACATCATCCAGAACTTCACCCAGGTCCTGAACTACGAGGagttcctggagctgccagcagacATCCTGTGCAGCACGCTCAAGAGTGATGAGCTGTACGTCACGGAGGAGGCGCAGGTGTTCGAAACGGTGATGAACTGGGTCCGTTACAAGGAGTCGGAAAGGTTTTCTCTCCTGCCATACGTGCTGGAGAATGTCCGGCTGCCCCTCTTGGACCCTTGGTATTTTGTAGAGACTGTTGAAGCTGATCAACTCATTAGACAGTGTCCAGATGTCTTTCCTTTGCTCCAAGAAGCAAGAATGTACCATCTGTCAGGCAATGAG ATTATTACAGAAAGGACCAAGCCCAGGATGCACGAGTTCCAGTCTGAGGTGTTTATGATCATAGGGGGCTGTACAAAAGATGAGAAATTTGTAGCAGAAGTGACTTGCCTGGATCCTTTGAGGCGAAGCCGTCTGGAAGTAGCAAAATTACCAATCACAGAGCAGGAGCCGGAGAATGAGAATAAAAAATGGGTGGAGTTTGCATGCATTACTCTAAAAAATGAAGTCTACATATCGG GTGGCAAAGAAACAAAGCATGATGTCTGGAAATACAACGCCTCCATCAACAAATGGATACAAATTGAGTATCTCAATGTTGGGCGCTGGAGACATAaaatggcagtgctgggtggcAAAGTGTATGTCATTGGGGGCTTCGATGGCATGCAGAGAATCAGCAGCATGGAAGCGTATGATCCCTTTCACAACTGCTGGTCAGAG gctgctcccctgATGGTGAACGTGAGCTCCTTTGCAGCAGCCAGCTACAAGAAGAGGCTGTACGTGATTGGGGGCGGCCCCAACGGGAAGCTGGCCACGGACAAGACGCAGTGCTACGACCCCGCCGCCAACGCGTGGAGCCTCAGGGCTGCCATGCCCGTGGAGGCCAAGTGCATCAACGCCGCCAGCTTCAGGGACCACATCTACGTGGTGG GCGGGGCGATGAAGGCTCTGTACTCGTACAGCCCGCAGGAGGACACATGGTGCCTGGTGACTCAGTTCACCCACGAGAGAGCCAGCTGCGGCATTTCTCCGTGCAACAACAAGCTCTTCATCACCGGCGGCCGGGATGAAAAGAACGAGGTCATTgccacagtgctgtgctgggaccctGAGACGCAAAAGCTGACAGAGGAGTGTGTGCTGCCCCGGGGGGTGTCTCACCACGGCAGCGTCACCCTCAGGAAGTCTTACACGCCTGTCCGCAAGGTTATGCCCGGGGCGCTTTCTGTCTGA